The Candidatus Binatia bacterium genome has a window encoding:
- the glnE gene encoding glutamate-ammonia-ligase adenylyltransferase encodes MKGTTEAIAPEDPEVVATLDHFGVPLQRLRAWLDGPGRCWLAPEDAAGFAALLAEAPDPELALTSLERLTPLARPEGPECPGRGWWQDLLTVLGGSASFANWLAAQGPTWVRTFTHARTSVLHSAADHVQHLEDALREPWPSFADRLRQYRHGEYLRIGLNDLVGRWPVDTTWQQLSELAVGVVESAFRWACKQMEAEHGAWWDAAGARAPFVVLGMGKLGGGELNFSSDIDLVYLYDSDQGRSDGCHGNSVPPRVYFTRLAEWLTRALQEVTPSGFAFRVDLRLRPDGINGPMVNSVSNALLYYESYGQTWERIALLKARPIAGDLGLGERFLREVRPFVFRRYLDFATLADMQRLKVQIEAQLARKSDEFNVKLGRGGIREIEFVVQSMQLIHGGRDERVRCRSTVEAIQRLAVCRYLPQADADGLVEAYRFLRNVEHKLQIEAQRQTHSLPADVRRREVLARRLGYRGSNALVAFLNDLAAHRQVARTAFEKLFFQPAEERRAAVEEAEERMIAVLSDREAALEVLASLGFRDPEQSYEHLLFLRDGPPSAPSSPRRRQVLFDLLPSLLAAARRAPNPDLALQNMASFIAAIGARTSFLALLRENPGTMRMLVRVFATSQYLANQFIRHPELLDSLVRADLVRVRRSREELAADLRSLLSAVEDFESQLDVLRRFRNQEFLRIGVNCVENLLDEQEVGEELSNLAEVCLEAAIEIAGARARERFELVELPGRLVVLGLGKLGARELNFNSDLDLIFVYEPREHGKSTVVPHEVFTWFAQRLITVLQVPTKEGIVYRIDTRLRPSGHSGPLVSSLAGFRLYHEQSAQIWERQALIKARAVAGDPDLGAQVEAIVEAFVYRAPLRPQEVAEIRRLRGRMERELAKEGTDHVNIKTGRGGLVDIEFLVQMLQLHCGHACRELRQRATLSALEALAVRRVLPREDAAVLASGYRFLRRLEQSLRLLHDRPVEDLERHDLDLVILARRLGFGGSGDPAQALWQEYVERRETIRRKYEEWFDRAERGEVCCG; translated from the coding sequence GTGAAGGGGACGACTGAAGCCATTGCGCCTGAGGACCCGGAAGTGGTCGCCACCCTCGACCATTTCGGGGTGCCGCTCCAGCGATTGCGCGCTTGGCTCGACGGGCCCGGGCGATGTTGGCTCGCGCCAGAAGACGCAGCAGGATTTGCGGCGCTCTTGGCGGAGGCTCCCGATCCGGAGCTCGCACTGACAAGCTTAGAGCGCTTGACTCCTTTGGCTCGGCCGGAAGGGCCCGAATGCCCAGGGAGGGGATGGTGGCAGGACTTGTTAACGGTTTTGGGCGGAAGCGCTTCGTTCGCAAATTGGCTGGCCGCACAAGGTCCGACGTGGGTGCGCACCTTCACCCATGCTCGCACGAGCGTGCTCCACAGCGCGGCCGACCATGTGCAGCACTTGGAAGACGCTCTCCGGGAGCCATGGCCGTCCTTTGCCGACCGATTGCGACAGTATCGCCATGGCGAATACCTCCGGATCGGGTTGAACGACCTGGTCGGTCGCTGGCCGGTCGACACGACTTGGCAGCAACTGAGCGAATTGGCGGTAGGGGTCGTGGAAAGCGCCTTCCGATGGGCCTGCAAGCAAATGGAGGCAGAACACGGAGCGTGGTGGGATGCGGCGGGCGCCCGTGCCCCTTTCGTGGTGCTGGGCATGGGTAAGCTGGGAGGAGGAGAGCTGAACTTTAGCTCGGACATCGACCTGGTGTACTTGTACGACTCCGACCAAGGGCGGAGCGATGGGTGCCACGGCAACAGTGTACCTCCGCGCGTGTATTTCACACGCCTGGCGGAATGGCTCACCCGCGCGTTGCAAGAAGTGACCCCGTCTGGATTTGCCTTTCGAGTGGACTTGCGCCTCCGCCCCGATGGAATCAACGGGCCCATGGTGAACTCCGTGTCCAACGCCCTCCTGTACTACGAGTCGTACGGCCAGACTTGGGAGCGCATCGCGCTGCTCAAGGCGCGCCCGATTGCGGGTGACCTCGGGTTGGGAGAGCGATTCTTACGAGAAGTGCGGCCCTTTGTGTTCCGCCGCTATTTGGACTTCGCCACTTTGGCCGATATGCAGCGACTGAAAGTGCAAATCGAGGCCCAGCTCGCCCGGAAGAGCGACGAGTTCAACGTGAAGTTGGGTCGCGGTGGAATCCGTGAGATCGAGTTTGTCGTCCAGTCCATGCAACTGATTCATGGCGGGCGGGACGAGCGCGTGCGTTGCCGCTCCACTGTCGAGGCCATCCAACGGTTGGCCGTGTGTCGTTACCTTCCTCAGGCTGACGCCGACGGACTCGTCGAGGCCTACCGTTTCCTGCGTAACGTGGAACACAAGCTCCAAATCGAAGCGCAACGCCAAACTCATTCCCTCCCGGCCGATGTGCGCCGACGAGAGGTGTTGGCCCGCCGCCTCGGCTACAGGGGAAGCAATGCGCTCGTCGCGTTTTTGAACGACCTTGCCGCTCATCGCCAGGTTGCGCGCACGGCGTTCGAAAAACTGTTTTTCCAGCCTGCGGAAGAACGCCGTGCGGCCGTGGAGGAAGCGGAAGAGCGGATGATCGCGGTGCTGTCCGACCGCGAAGCGGCGCTGGAAGTTTTAGCGTCTTTGGGTTTTCGCGATCCCGAGCAGAGCTACGAGCACTTGCTGTTCTTGCGCGATGGCCCCCCGTCGGCTCCGTCCAGCCCCCGCCGGAGGCAAGTTCTCTTCGATTTGCTTCCGAGTCTCCTCGCGGCCGCTCGGCGCGCTCCGAATCCGGACCTTGCCCTGCAAAACATGGCGAGTTTCATCGCGGCCATAGGAGCCCGAACGAGTTTTTTGGCTTTGCTGCGGGAGAACCCTGGCACGATGCGCATGCTTGTGCGGGTCTTCGCCACGAGCCAGTATTTAGCCAATCAGTTCATTCGGCACCCTGAGCTGTTGGATTCTTTGGTGCGCGCGGACTTGGTGCGGGTGCGCCGCTCGCGGGAAGAGTTGGCGGCGGATTTGCGTAGCTTGCTCTCTGCCGTCGAGGACTTCGAGTCGCAACTCGACGTGCTTCGCAGATTTCGCAATCAGGAATTTCTTCGCATTGGCGTGAACTGCGTGGAAAATCTTCTCGACGAGCAGGAAGTGGGTGAGGAGTTATCGAACCTCGCCGAGGTATGCCTCGAAGCGGCCATTGAGATTGCCGGGGCCCGTGCTCGCGAACGCTTTGAGCTCGTCGAGTTGCCCGGCCGACTGGTGGTGCTGGGACTGGGTAAACTCGGGGCCAGGGAGCTCAATTTCAACTCCGATCTCGATTTGATTTTCGTGTACGAGCCTCGAGAGCACGGAAAGAGTACCGTGGTGCCCCATGAGGTCTTCACGTGGTTCGCCCAGCGACTCATCACCGTGCTGCAGGTGCCAACCAAGGAAGGCATTGTATACCGTATCGATACCCGCTTGCGTCCGTCGGGCCACTCGGGGCCACTTGTTTCTTCGCTCGCCGGATTTCGGTTGTATCACGAACAGAGTGCGCAGATTTGGGAGCGGCAAGCGCTCATCAAGGCTCGAGCGGTGGCAGGCGATCCGGATCTGGGAGCGCAGGTAGAGGCGATTGTCGAAGCGTTTGTCTACCGCGCGCCACTTCGCCCTCAGGAAGTAGCGGAAATCCGCCGTTTGCGCGGGCGCATGGAACGAGAGCTCGCCAAGGAAGGCACGGATCACGTCAACATCAAGACGGGCCGCGGGGGGCTGGTCGACATCGAGTTTCTTGTGCAAATGTTGCAACTGCACTGTGGCCATGCCTGCCGGGAGCTGCGCCAGCGCGCTACGCTGTCGGCGCTGGAAGCGCTGGCGGTGCGCCGGGTCTTGCCGCGAGAGGATGCCGCGGTTCTGGCCAGCGGGTACCGGTTCTTGCGGCGGTTAGAACAAAGCTTGCGGCTGCTCCATGACCGGCCGGTAGAAGATCTGGAACGCCACGATCTCGACCTCGTCATTCTCGCGCGCCGCTTGGGATTCGGCGGGAGCGGCGACCCGGCTCAGGCCTTGTGGCAAGAATACGTGGAGCGGCGGGAAACCATTCGCCGCAAGTACGAGGAATGGTTCGATCGAGCAGAACGCGGCGAAGTCTGTTGCGGCTAG
- the ilvE gene encoding branched chain amino acid aminotransferase: protein MERTEYIWLDGQFVAWDEARVHVLTHTLHYGLGVFEGIRCYEGTQGQAFVFRLSEHVERLFASAHILGIRIPFARAAIEAACVETIRINRLRSGYIRPLVFLGDGEMGLAAVHNPVRVAIAAWPWGAYLGEEGLRNGVRLKTSSFQRMHVNTFMTKAKAVGNYVNSILAAIEARRAGFDEAMMLDTDGFVAECSGENLFVVRRGVVKTPPLTSVLEGITRASVLTLLEGMRVRCVEERFTRDEAYIADEVFMTGTAAEVTPVREIDGRVIGDGSPGPITRALQEQFHAIVKGEVAEYRHWLTPVP from the coding sequence GTGGAACGAACAGAATACATTTGGCTGGACGGTCAGTTTGTGGCTTGGGACGAAGCTCGAGTGCACGTGCTGACCCATACGCTCCATTACGGGCTGGGCGTGTTCGAGGGCATCCGCTGTTACGAAGGTACGCAAGGTCAGGCCTTTGTCTTCCGGCTTTCGGAGCACGTGGAGCGATTATTTGCCTCGGCCCATATCTTGGGCATCCGCATCCCATTTGCTCGTGCTGCGATTGAAGCAGCTTGTGTGGAGACCATCCGCATCAATCGTTTGCGATCCGGGTACATCCGGCCGCTGGTGTTTCTCGGCGACGGGGAGATGGGATTGGCTGCGGTTCACAATCCCGTGCGCGTGGCGATTGCGGCATGGCCATGGGGGGCGTACCTGGGCGAAGAAGGGCTGCGCAATGGCGTGCGCCTCAAAACATCCTCGTTTCAGCGGATGCACGTGAACACGTTCATGACGAAGGCCAAGGCGGTCGGAAACTACGTGAACTCGATCTTGGCGGCGATCGAGGCACGGCGCGCTGGTTTCGACGAAGCGATGATGTTGGATACGGATGGCTTTGTGGCGGAATGTAGCGGGGAGAACTTGTTTGTCGTTCGTCGCGGGGTGGTAAAGACGCCGCCTTTGACCTCTGTATTGGAAGGAATCACGCGTGCTTCCGTGTTGACCTTATTGGAGGGCATGCGGGTTCGGTGTGTGGAGGAACGCTTCACGCGCGACGAAGCGTACATTGCCGACGAAGTCTTCATGACCGGTACGGCTGCCGAAGTCACGCCGGTGCGCGAAATCGATGGGCGAGTGATCGGGGATGGCTCCCCGGGGCCCATCACTCGCGCCTTGCAGGAGCAGTTCCATGCAATCGTCAAGGGAGAAGTCGCCGAGTATCGCCATTGGTTGACACCGGTTCCGTGA